One genomic segment of Pedobacter endophyticus includes these proteins:
- a CDS encoding type II toxin-antitoxin system RelE/ParE family toxin, whose product MKVFLSELAESKLVELSDYLIEKWDLQTRDKFIAKLTKKIERISIQPDSCPKSAEFDNLYKCIVTKQTTFYYRVLTEHNEIEIITIFDSRQHPDKLKKDIT is encoded by the coding sequence ATGAAAGTATTTCTATCCGAACTTGCCGAATCAAAGCTCGTAGAACTTTCTGACTATTTGATAGAGAAGTGGGATTTACAAACGAGGGACAAGTTCATAGCAAAACTGACAAAAAAAATTGAGCGGATTTCTATTCAACCAGACAGCTGTCCAAAATCGGCAGAGTTCGACAATCTTTATAAATGTATTGTGACAAAACAAACGACATTTTACTATCGAGTGTTAACCGAACACAATGAGATAGAAATAATCACAATCTTTGATTCCAGGCAACATCCAGACAAATTAAAAAAAGATATAACTTAA
- a CDS encoding esterase-like activity of phytase family protein gives MSEFVLPLNSTFQSTAVGGLSGIDYDVKNDQYYLISDDPSSISPARIYTAKIDLDNNKIDTVKVTGIIFIPQKDGTQYPKYQQGKNSKADGESIRYNPLKNTLVWSNEGERLFRQTDTTIVQPALTFISTAGKYLDTVPLPHGFHITRQQYGVRKNAFFEGLSYADNYKTLYASLEEPLYQDGQQSHFEYGKALTRILKFDVAKNKNVAQYAYNLDALPINPTVPSDWNLNGISEILTVNNHTLLVMERAWAKGRDDHSFVKLYLVDLDGAENVIDNPSFISNPPQPLVKKLLFDFDSLNMHIDNIEGVTFGPLLANGHRSLVFCVDNNFGKAQVQQFFLFEVIP, from the coding sequence TTGAGCGAGTTCGTTCTGCCGTTGAATTCTACTTTTCAAAGTACTGCCGTTGGCGGTCTGTCGGGTATTGATTACGATGTGAAGAACGATCAATATTACCTCATCAGCGACGATCCTTCCAGTATCAGTCCCGCAAGAATTTACACCGCGAAAATTGATCTTGATAACAATAAGATAGATACGGTAAAAGTAACTGGAATTATATTTATTCCGCAGAAAGATGGCACGCAATATCCTAAATACCAACAAGGCAAAAACTCAAAAGCCGATGGCGAATCGATTCGCTATAATCCGCTCAAAAACACCTTGGTTTGGAGCAATGAGGGCGAACGGCTATTCCGCCAAACCGATACAACAATTGTTCAACCGGCGCTAACCTTCATTTCTACAGCGGGCAAATATTTAGACACAGTTCCTTTGCCACATGGATTCCACATTACCAGGCAGCAATATGGCGTTCGGAAAAATGCTTTCTTTGAAGGTTTAAGCTACGCCGATAATTACAAAACATTATATGCCAGTTTAGAGGAACCGCTTTATCAGGATGGGCAACAATCGCACTTTGAGTACGGTAAGGCATTAACGAGAATTTTGAAGTTCGATGTGGCTAAAAACAAAAACGTGGCACAATATGCGTATAATCTCGATGCGTTGCCCATAAATCCAACGGTGCCGAGTGATTGGAATTTAAATGGAATCTCGGAGATATTAACAGTAAATAATCACACCTTGTTAGTAATGGAGCGGGCCTGGGCAAAAGGCCGCGACGACCATTCTTTTGTGAAACTTTACCTTGTTGATTTGGATGGCGCCGAAAACGTTATCGATAATCCTTCGTTTATTAGCAATCCACCACAACCGCTCGTAAAGAAATTGCTTTTCGATTTTGATAGCTTAAATATGCATATCGACAATATTGAGGGCGTAACTTTTGGCCCACTGCTTGCTAACGGCCACCGTTCGCTCGTATTCTGCGTAGATAACAACTTTGGAAAGGCACAAGTTCAGCAGTTTTTCTTATTCGAAGTAATACCTTAG
- a CDS encoding MFS transporter codes for MEEINANREATNEVNILPETAERALNRIRIAVALFYFGQGIAFASWASRIPDIKNSLRLSDGELGSILLALPAGQLFTMIISGRLVTRFGSKKVLTITAPLYVLALTNLGLAAAPWHLAVFLFIFGIVGNMCNISVNTQGAEAEKMFGRSIMTSFHGAWSIAGFTGALIGLLMVNLHITPYSHFWIVSFLIFINVALNHNHLVPGKGAVTVRTKKFVMPEWNLIQLGIIGFCSMATEGAMFDWSGVYFKDIVHAPRSLVILGYASFMIMMATGRFIGDKIIGKLGRRTTIKISGLIISAGMFTSVFFPFVITATIGFMLVGIGVSSIVPTVYSVAGKNGKVAPGIAIAIVSSVSYFGFLLGPPLIGGISELSSLQYSYAVIGCFGLLVSFLVTKIKAIE; via the coding sequence TTGGAAGAAATAAATGCAAATCGCGAAGCGACTAATGAAGTTAACATTCTCCCCGAAACTGCAGAGCGTGCTTTAAATCGTATCCGTATTGCTGTGGCACTGTTTTACTTCGGGCAGGGAATCGCATTTGCGTCCTGGGCAAGCCGAATTCCGGATATTAAAAACAGTTTAAGGCTTTCTGATGGCGAACTGGGCAGTATTTTGTTGGCACTTCCCGCAGGACAACTTTTTACCATGATTATTTCGGGCCGTTTGGTAACCCGCTTCGGGAGCAAGAAAGTGCTTACCATTACTGCGCCGCTTTACGTTTTAGCACTTACCAATTTGGGGCTGGCCGCTGCACCATGGCACTTGGCCGTATTTCTATTTATATTTGGCATAGTGGGTAACATGTGCAACATATCGGTAAATACGCAGGGGGCCGAAGCTGAAAAAATGTTCGGTCGTTCGATTATGACTTCCTTTCATGGCGCATGGAGCATAGCTGGGTTTACCGGAGCGCTCATTGGACTATTGATGGTTAATTTACACATCACACCCTATTCCCATTTCTGGATCGTAAGCTTTTTGATTTTTATAAACGTAGCGTTAAACCACAATCATCTCGTTCCCGGAAAAGGGGCGGTTACCGTGCGGACGAAAAAGTTTGTGATGCCCGAATGGAACCTCATTCAGTTAGGAATTATCGGCTTTTGCAGCATGGCAACCGAAGGGGCAATGTTCGATTGGAGTGGCGTTTATTTTAAAGATATTGTTCATGCACCCCGCTCGCTGGTTATTTTGGGCTACGCCTCTTTTATGATTATGATGGCCACAGGCAGATTTATTGGCGATAAGATAATCGGAAAACTAGGAAGAAGAACAACAATCAAAATTAGTGGATTAATCATTTCCGCAGGGATGTTTACTTCTGTGTTTTTTCCTTTTGTAATTACGGCAACAATAGGCTTTATGCTCGTGGGTATTGGTGTTTCGAGCATTGTACCCACAGTTTACAGTGTGGCAGGCAAAAACGGTAAAGTAGCCCCCGGAATAGCCATTGCAATCGTTTCGAGTGTGAGTTATTTTGGCTTTTTGTTAGGCCCGCCGTTAATTGGTGGTATTTCCGAATTATCCAGCCTGCAATATTCTTATGCTGTTATTGGCTGCTTTGGTTTGTTAGTTAGCTTTTTAGTGACAAAGATAAAGGCTATTGAATAA
- a CDS encoding type II toxin-antitoxin system RelE/ParE family toxin gives MKIKWNKSAVKQLLDIIQYLEENDELEYAERLESRILSKIKSIPILINTFQQDRLKRENDGSFFAFEIDSYRISFRHLRDDIRILRIRHTSRRPYTR, from the coding sequence ATGAAAATCAAGTGGAATAAATCTGCGGTAAAACAACTGCTGGATATTATCCAATATCTTGAAGAAAATGACGAGTTAGAATATGCCGAAAGATTAGAAAGTCGGATTCTCAGCAAAATTAAATCCATTCCAATACTGATCAATACTTTCCAACAGGACCGACTAAAACGGGAAAATGATGGCAGCTTTTTCGCATTCGAAATCGACAGCTATAGAATTTCTTTCAGACATTTACGGGATGATATCAGGATTCTTAGAATCAGACACACAAGCAGACGTCCTTACACCCGCTGA
- a CDS encoding M1 family metallopeptidase, which yields MKKLLTFFALALSITTLNAQMLGKNQVNSRADSLRGSLTPLRTCYDINYYHLDVKIDIDQRSVSGSNEFKFTATQDFTKLQFDLFDNLKVDKVVYNGNELKYTREYNAVFVTFPKAIKKGTEDKFTVFYSGNPIVAKRAPWDGGFIFNKDSAGNPFVSVACQGLGASVWWPNKDHQSDEVDSMLISISVPKDLQEISNGRLRNTVDKPDGYRQHNWFVANPINNYDVTFYIGKYSHWEDSYAGENGKLTIDYWALQTDSAKARPHWDADVKPMLKSFEYWFGPYPWYKDGYKLVQAPHLGMEHQSAVAYGNQFKKGYLGRDLSGTGHGLKWDFITIHESGHEWFGNNITSKDIADMWLHEGFTNYSEVLFIESTEGKAAADEYVLGIRKIIQNDIPVIGPYGVNKEGSGDMYPKGANLIHTIRQLINNDEKFRQILRGLNKTFYHKTVTTADIENYISKNSGLKLDKVFDQYLRHTKIPVLEYKINNGTLSYRWVTDVVGFDMPVKVTLKANHYTLIKPTNDWKTIKVDDSVTTENFNADPLFYINLKKG from the coding sequence ATGAAAAAACTACTCACTTTCTTTGCACTTGCATTAAGCATTACAACTTTAAACGCTCAAATGCTTGGCAAAAACCAGGTCAATTCGCGAGCTGATAGCTTGCGGGGAAGCCTTACGCCCTTGCGTACCTGTTACGATATTAATTACTATCACCTGGATGTTAAAATTGATATCGATCAGAGATCGGTATCGGGCAGCAACGAATTCAAATTTACCGCTACCCAAGATTTTACAAAACTTCAATTTGATTTATTTGATAACCTTAAGGTAGACAAAGTAGTTTATAATGGCAACGAACTTAAATACACCCGCGAGTACAATGCGGTGTTTGTAACTTTTCCAAAAGCCATCAAGAAAGGCACCGAGGATAAGTTTACGGTTTTTTACTCGGGAAACCCTATAGTTGCGAAACGTGCTCCCTGGGATGGCGGCTTCATCTTTAACAAAGATTCTGCAGGCAACCCTTTCGTTTCCGTTGCCTGCCAAGGGCTGGGCGCCAGCGTTTGGTGGCCAAATAAAGATCATCAGAGCGATGAAGTAGATAGTATGCTTATCAGTATAAGCGTGCCCAAAGATTTGCAAGAAATATCTAACGGACGGTTGAGAAACACCGTTGACAAACCTGATGGTTACAGACAGCACAACTGGTTTGTAGCGAACCCGATCAACAACTACGACGTAACTTTTTACATTGGTAAATATTCGCATTGGGAAGATAGTTATGCTGGTGAGAACGGTAAGTTGACGATCGATTATTGGGCCTTACAAACCGACAGTGCGAAAGCCCGTCCGCATTGGGATGCCGATGTAAAGCCCATGTTGAAATCGTTTGAATACTGGTTTGGCCCTTATCCATGGTATAAAGATGGCTACAAGCTGGTGCAGGCGCCACACCTCGGAATGGAGCATCAAAGTGCTGTTGCCTACGGAAACCAATTTAAAAAAGGTTATTTAGGTCGGGATTTAAGCGGCACCGGGCATGGCTTAAAATGGGATTTCATCACCATTCACGAAAGTGGTCATGAGTGGTTTGGCAATAACATTACCTCGAAAGACATTGCTGACATGTGGCTACATGAAGGATTTACCAATTATTCTGAAGTACTGTTCATCGAATCGACCGAAGGAAAAGCGGCTGCCGACGAATATGTGCTCGGCATTCGAAAAATCATTCAGAACGACATCCCGGTTATTGGCCCATATGGTGTAAATAAAGAAGGATCGGGCGATATGTATCCGAAAGGCGCAAATTTAATTCATACCATTCGCCAGTTAATTAATAACGACGAGAAATTCAGACAAATCCTGCGTGGTTTAAACAAAACTTTCTATCATAAAACGGTGACGACAGCAGACATTGAAAATTATATTTCCAAAAATAGTGGGTTAAAACTTGATAAGGTTTTCGATCAATACCTGCGCCATACCAAAATTCCTGTGTTAGAATACAAAATCAATAACGGCACGCTTTCTTACCGCTGGGTAACAGATGTTGTTGGCTTCGACATGCCGGTAAAAGTAACGTTAAAAGCCAACCATTATACTTTGATAAAGCCGACAAACGATTGGAAAACAATTAAGGTTGATGATTCGGTGACCACAGAAAACTTCAACGCCGATCCGTTGTTTTATATCAATCTGAAAAAAGGCTAA
- a CDS encoding head GIN domain-containing protein, which translates to MKKIFSILLVATLGLAAKTEAKEQINISYSSNQDDDRDVRNFSGVAAAGPINVVLTLGNTESCRLEGDAEALATIVTEVKGNVLVIRPQTSITSWSKKYESKKITAYVTAKNISSLTMSGSGSMVVNGKVDAQALAVTLSGSGSIKVAADADNLNAVMSGSGSINISGSADHAKIVMSSSGSFAGKTFSVNTLSATISGSGQVNIKANDSIKAVISGSGSVNYSGNATVEKTVFGSGRVRKV; encoded by the coding sequence ATGAAAAAAATATTCTCTATTTTATTAGTCGCAACACTTGGACTTGCAGCTAAAACGGAAGCCAAAGAGCAAATCAACATTTCTTATTCCAGTAATCAGGATGACGACAGAGATGTAAGAAACTTTAGTGGCGTGGCTGCTGCAGGGCCCATCAATGTGGTTTTAACGTTAGGAAATACCGAAAGTTGCAGACTGGAGGGTGATGCAGAAGCCTTGGCTACAATCGTTACCGAAGTAAAAGGAAATGTATTGGTTATTCGTCCGCAAACCAGCATTACAAGTTGGTCGAAAAAATATGAAAGCAAAAAAATTACGGCTTATGTTACCGCCAAAAACATCAGCAGCTTAACCATGAGCGGCTCAGGAAGCATGGTGGTAAATGGCAAAGTAGATGCACAAGCATTGGCGGTAACCTTAAGTGGTTCTGGAAGCATTAAAGTAGCTGCCGACGCCGATAACCTTAATGCGGTAATGAGCGGATCTGGCTCGATAAATATCAGTGGATCTGCAGATCACGCTAAAATTGTGATGAGCAGCTCGGGCAGTTTCGCCGGAAAAACATTTTCTGTAAACACCTTATCCGCAACAATTAGTGGCTCGGGACAGGTTAACATCAAAGCGAATGACAGTATTAAGGCCGTAATCAGCGGATCGGGCAGTGTAAACTATTCTGGCAATGCGACCGTTGAAAAGACCGTTTTCGGTTCTGGCCGCGTAAGAAAGGTATAA
- a CDS encoding DUF6515 family protein, producing MKRLLNKGLVVFAAAAMIATLSVESVSAQRPSRGGGGRSGAVSPSRGGSISRGPSMRAPSGNRISQAPNRGSYVPRTNNSSIRPGRPGYSYNRPGYRPSYRSAYRYRPSYGYRPGFGRPYYRPYYSYYNFYRPFLGIRIGVLPYGYYPFYYGANQFYYSGGLFYQQNNNQYEVVVPPVGAEVPNLPEEANLVTINGIDYYEYKGVYYTQGQNAEGATVYIVAGKDGVLNTADGSVNAHQIGDMITELPEGCREVTIKNEKYFVSPDDVYYEEVVDGDKVSYRVIGKLF from the coding sequence ATGAAAAGGTTATTAAATAAAGGATTGGTTGTTTTCGCTGCAGCAGCGATGATTGCAACCTTAAGCGTTGAAAGTGTTTCGGCACAACGGCCAAGCAGGGGTGGCGGTGGTAGATCTGGTGCCGTGTCGCCCTCAAGAGGCGGATCAATTTCCAGAGGTCCATCAATGCGAGCACCCTCGGGCAACAGAATTTCGCAGGCGCCAAACAGAGGTAGTTATGTACCTCGGACAAATAACAGCAGCATTAGGCCAGGTCGCCCGGGCTATAGTTATAACAGGCCGGGTTATCGCCCCAGTTACCGATCGGCTTATCGGTACAGACCGAGCTATGGCTATCGCCCGGGGTTCGGAAGGCCATATTATCGCCCATATTATAGTTATTACAACTTCTACCGCCCATTTTTGGGAATCAGGATTGGCGTTTTACCTTACGGATACTATCCGTTCTATTATGGCGCAAATCAGTTTTATTATTCTGGTGGATTGTTTTATCAGCAAAATAACAATCAATACGAAGTAGTAGTTCCGCCAGTTGGTGCCGAAGTTCCCAACTTACCCGAAGAGGCAAATTTGGTTACGATAAATGGCATCGATTATTATGAATACAAAGGTGTTTACTATACTCAGGGACAAAATGCCGAAGGCGCAACTGTGTACATTGTTGCGGGCAAAGATGGTGTGCTGAATACAGCCGATGGATCGGTTAATGCGCATCAAATTGGCGACATGATTACCGAGTTGCCCGAAGGTTGCAGAGAGGTTACCATCAAAAACGAAAAATATTTCGTTTCTCCTGATGATGTTTACTACGAAGAAGTGGTGGATGGAGACAAGGTATCTTACCGCGTAATCGGAAAGTTGTTTTAA
- a CDS encoding HAD family hydrolase, with amino-acid sequence MSKIKALLLDLDGTLIDSERFHFDCWNEFLSQYGVVIDFKDWLSNYAGIPLPQNAKAIINKYKIDADLTDFIDRRELITFNGFKTKDIELMPFALDFVQYFYEKGLTLAVVTASPRVDVEAVFERNGLAKYFKLFVTRTDVTVSKPDPESYNICVKMLGLAKDECIVFEDTVNGVKSALAAGITCYAIQNNVRAHQKLKIADQLFLNFEHAKTYMLENEIIG; translated from the coding sequence ATGAGTAAGATAAAAGCGTTGTTGTTGGATTTAGACGGTACATTGATAGATTCTGAGCGGTTTCACTTCGATTGCTGGAATGAATTTCTCAGCCAATACGGCGTTGTTATCGATTTTAAAGACTGGCTTTCTAACTATGCCGGAATTCCGCTTCCACAAAATGCAAAAGCCATTATAAACAAATATAAAATTGATGCCGATCTCACAGATTTTATCGATAGAAGAGAGCTGATTACTTTCAACGGCTTTAAAACGAAAGACATCGAATTGATGCCGTTTGCATTAGATTTTGTTCAGTATTTTTACGAAAAAGGACTTACGCTTGCTGTGGTAACGGCCAGCCCCCGGGTTGATGTTGAAGCAGTTTTTGAGCGAAACGGACTGGCTAAATACTTCAAGCTTTTTGTTACCCGTACAGATGTTACGGTGAGCAAACCCGACCCCGAAAGTTATAATATTTGTGTAAAAATGCTGGGATTGGCGAAAGACGAATGCATTGTTTTCGAAGATACGGTTAATGGCGTAAAATCGGCCTTGGCCGCTGGCATTACTTGCTATGCCATTCAAAATAATGTTCGGGCGCATCAGAAATTGAAAATCGCCGATCAATTGTTTCTTAATTTTGAACACGCAAAAACTTACATGCTCGAAAATGAGATTATAGGCTAA
- a CDS encoding CocE/NonD family hydrolase, protein MNFSRFLSLLFCLFVSSKLFAQQTDSAYVRENYTKIERQIPMRDGVKLFTSIYIPKNQTKKYPFLINRTPYTVAPYGEDKYKTSLGNFPAMMREGFIFVYQDVRGRWMSEGTFADIRPQTTQKGKTAIDESTDTYDTIDWLLKNIKGNNGNAGIYGISYPGFYSTASLPNAHPALKAVSPQAPVTDWFMGDDFHHRGSLFVMDAFSFMSSFGVPRPNAITPDKGPKGFQFPIQDNYRFYLEAGSVKNLKDKYFADSIQFWNDLFKHPNLDTFWKARLITPHLTKVKPAVMVVGGFFDAEDAYGTFATYKAIEKQNPNANNILVAGPWFHGGWVRSDGSYFGDITFGKTTSIDYQQQYELPFFKHYLKGEGTFNPAEANIFVTGSNEWKKFASWPPKDVETKNLYLQANGKLSFEKVGRTDSWDEYVSDPNKPVPYQDGIQARRTREYMIDDQRFASRRPDVQTYETDALTEDITLTGPILANLVVSTTGTDADYVVKLIDVYPEDAPNPTPNPKNLVMGGYQMLVRGEIMRGKYRNSFEKPEPFVPGVITKVNYPLPDVAHTFKKGHKIMIQIQNSWFPLADRNPQKFMDIYQADRGDFQKATQRIYHDVHNSSFITVSVLK, encoded by the coding sequence ATGAACTTTTCGCGATTTCTTAGCCTCTTATTTTGTCTGTTTGTTTCCAGTAAATTGTTTGCTCAGCAAACCGATTCGGCGTATGTTAGAGAAAACTATACCAAAATTGAACGTCAAATCCCAATGCGTGACGGGGTGAAGCTGTTTACGTCGATTTATATTCCCAAAAATCAAACCAAAAAGTATCCGTTCCTCATTAACAGAACGCCTTACACGGTTGCTCCTTATGGAGAGGACAAGTATAAAACAAGCCTCGGAAATTTTCCGGCGATGATGCGTGAGGGATTCATTTTTGTGTATCAGGATGTGAGGGGCCGTTGGATGAGCGAAGGCACTTTTGCCGACATTCGCCCACAAACTACCCAAAAAGGAAAAACGGCTATCGATGAAAGTACAGATACTTACGACACGATCGACTGGCTGCTAAAAAACATTAAAGGGAACAATGGAAATGCGGGAATTTATGGAATTTCTTATCCCGGCTTTTACTCTACTGCCTCGCTGCCCAATGCACATCCTGCGCTAAAGGCGGTTTCGCCGCAGGCCCCGGTAACGGATTGGTTTATGGGCGACGATTTTCATCACCGAGGTTCGCTGTTCGTAATGGATGCTTTCAGTTTTATGAGCAGCTTTGGTGTTCCGCGTCCCAATGCAATTACGCCCGACAAGGGGCCCAAGGGCTTTCAATTTCCGATTCAGGATAATTATCGCTTTTATTTGGAAGCAGGATCGGTAAAGAACCTCAAGGATAAATATTTTGCGGATAGTATTCAATTTTGGAACGATCTGTTTAAACATCCAAATTTGGATACCTTTTGGAAAGCACGGTTAATTACCCCGCATTTAACTAAGGTAAAGCCCGCAGTAATGGTTGTTGGTGGCTTTTTCGATGCTGAAGATGCGTACGGAACGTTTGCCACTTACAAAGCCATTGAAAAACAAAATCCCAACGCCAACAACATTTTGGTTGCGGGACCATGGTTCCACGGCGGATGGGTACGCAGTGATGGTTCTTATTTCGGCGATATTACTTTCGGAAAAACCACCAGCATCGATTATCAGCAACAATATGAACTGCCATTTTTTAAGCATTATTTAAAAGGAGAAGGAACCTTTAATCCTGCTGAAGCCAATATTTTCGTAACTGGTTCAAACGAATGGAAAAAGTTTGCAAGCTGGCCGCCAAAAGATGTAGAAACCAAAAATTTGTACTTACAGGCTAATGGCAAGCTGAGCTTTGAAAAAGTAGGCCGTACGGATAGTTGGGATGAATATGTGAGCGATCCGAATAAGCCGGTTCCTTATCAAGATGGAATTCAAGCAAGGCGAACAAGAGAATATATGATCGACGACCAGCGTTTCGCGTCGCGGCGACCGGATGTTCAGACTTATGAAACCGATGCCTTGACGGAGGACATTACATTAACAGGCCCGATACTGGCAAATCTGGTGGTTTCGACCACTGGAACGGATGCCGATTATGTTGTGAAACTGATTGACGTTTATCCGGAGGATGCGCCTAATCCGACGCCTAATCCAAAAAATTTAGTCATGGGCGGCTACCAAATGTTGGTTCGCGGGGAGATTATGCGTGGAAAATACCGCAATAGCTTCGAAAAACCTGAACCCTTTGTTCCTGGAGTAATCACCAAAGTGAATTATCCCTTGCCCGACGTGGCGCATACCTTTAAAAAAGGACATAAAATTATGATCCAAATTCAAAATTCGTGGTTTCCACTAGCCGACCGTAATCCACAGAAATTTATGGATATTTACCAGGCGGATCGAGGCGATTTTCAAAAAGCCACGCAGAGGATTTACCACGATGTACATAACAGCTCGTTTATTACGGTTTCGGTGTTGAAATAG
- the lpdA gene encoding dihydrolipoyl dehydrogenase: MQYDVVVIGSGPGGYVGAIRCAQLGLKTAVIEKYKTFGGTCLNVGCIPSKALLDSSEHFHNAAHTFTTHGINLRDLQVDMKQMIARKDDVVAQNTAGITYLFKKNKIDSYEGVGSFVDKNTILVTKSDGSTETLSAKNVIIATGSKPTVLPFLPVDKKRIITSTEALNIKEVPKTMVVIGGGVIGLELGSVYARLGTKVSVVEFLPSIISTMDAGLGKELQRVLKKTLGMEFYMGHKVTGATTKGKTVTVTAETPKGESISLEADYCIVAVGRTAYTEGLGLEKIGITVEERGKKVPVNEHLETSVKGVYAIGDVITGAMLAHKAEDEGTYVAETIAGQKPHINYNLIPGVVYTWPEVASVGLTEEQLKEKGTKYKAGSFPFKASGRAKASMDTDGFVKVLADATTDEVLGVHMIGPRAADMIAEAVIAMEFRASAEDIARTCHAHPTYTEALKEAALAATENRAIHI; the protein is encoded by the coding sequence ATGCAATACGATGTCGTTGTTATCGGTTCAGGCCCGGGTGGTTATGTAGGCGCAATCCGTTGTGCGCAGCTAGGGTTAAAAACTGCAGTTATAGAAAAGTACAAAACGTTTGGAGGCACTTGCTTAAACGTAGGCTGTATTCCATCGAAGGCGTTATTAGATTCTTCGGAGCATTTCCACAACGCTGCTCATACGTTTACAACCCACGGAATTAACCTGAGAGATTTGCAGGTTGATATGAAACAAATGATCGCCCGCAAAGACGATGTTGTTGCGCAAAACACCGCAGGTATTACGTATTTATTTAAGAAAAACAAAATCGATTCGTACGAAGGTGTGGGTTCTTTTGTTGATAAAAATACTATTTTGGTTACCAAGAGCGATGGTTCTACCGAAACATTATCTGCCAAAAACGTCATTATTGCAACCGGATCAAAACCAACCGTTTTACCATTTTTGCCTGTTGATAAAAAACGCATCATCACTTCTACCGAAGCCTTAAACATTAAAGAGGTACCTAAAACGATGGTTGTAATTGGCGGAGGGGTAATCGGCCTTGAGTTGGGCTCAGTTTATGCCCGGTTGGGTACAAAAGTTTCTGTTGTCGAGTTCTTACCATCCATCATCAGTACAATGGATGCCGGGTTGGGCAAAGAGCTTCAACGTGTGCTTAAGAAAACCTTAGGCATGGAATTTTACATGGGCCATAAAGTTACCGGAGCAACTACAAAAGGCAAAACGGTAACCGTAACTGCCGAAACTCCAAAAGGTGAAAGTATTTCTTTAGAGGCCGATTACTGCATTGTTGCTGTTGGTCGTACCGCTTACACCGAAGGCTTAGGCTTAGAAAAGATAGGAATCACTGTTGAAGAAAGAGGCAAAAAAGTTCCGGTAAACGAACATTTAGAAACTTCGGTTAAAGGCGTTTATGCCATTGGCGACGTAATTACCGGAGCCATGTTGGCCCACAAGGCAGAAGATGAAGGTACTTATGTAGCTGAAACTATTGCGGGACAGAAGCCACATATTAACTATAATTTAATTCCCGGCGTGGTTTACACCTGGCCAGAGGTTGCATCGGTAGGTTTAACCGAAGAGCAACTGAAAGAAAAAGGAACAAAATACAAAGCGGGTTCATTTCCGTTTAAAGCCAGCGGACGTGCAAAAGCGAGCATGGATACTGATGGTTTCGTTAAAGTTTTGGCCGACGCTACAACTGATGAAGTTTTAGGTGTACACATGATTGGCCCGCGTGCTGCGGATATGATTGCAGAAGCAGTTATTGCGATGGAGTTCCGTGCATCGGCAGAAGATATTGCCCGCACCTGTCACGCTCACCCCACTTATACCGAAGCCTTAAAAGAAGCTGCGTTAGCTGCAACTGAAAACAGAGCGATACATATTTAA